The genomic stretch ACCCTCGCCGTAGCCGTCGATAACCCGTTTTACCCGCTCGGCGGTAATGGAATCGGCGTAATCCTCAAGCTCCACCAGAATAAAGCGGCGCCTGCCCCCGTCCTCCCTGTTCAGGTTCAGCACTGCGTGGGCGGTGGTGCCGGAGCCGGCGAAGGAGTCGAGGACGATGTCGTCGGGACCCATTCCTATACGAAGGACTCTCTCGACTAACCTAATTGGTTTTGGATTGTCGAAAACTCCTGGTATTCCAAATAGGCGGTTTGTTTCCTAGGTTGCTTCCTGAGAGTGCCCGACCTCTTTGTTAGTCCACCAAGTCCATGGGACACTACCTAGTCGTTCTCGTAAATAAGTCTTTCTGCGTGGCATCCCATTTCCGTCAGCTCCAAACCAAAAACGACCTGCATCTCTATTGACGTTTGAACTCCGATTCAACGTTCTTCCAGCACTTCCCAGGAGGTGGAGAGTAGTTTATTCCTCCGGGAGTGGTTATCGTATACATTTGATTAGGTCTCTTGCCTTGTGCAGTAAAATCAGAGGAAACCTAGGGCCCTCTTGGGTCGTTGTCCGGATTACGAAATTGATCTTTTTGATCTTCGGATAAAGGTAGACGGTTCAACGTCTCTTTTACAGTATCAATATTGTAGCAGTAGACCAGAATGTAGTCGTGTGCCGCTCTAAGTATCACTCGGGAGTCAGGAGAAGTCCTTTTTTGCCATAGAACATCTGCAACAAAGTTGGTCCGACCAAAAATCATATCCATAAGAATTCGAAGATGGTGTATCTCGTTGTCATCAATACTGATGAATATAACCCCGTCCTCCGCCAGCAGCCGGTGCAGCAGTTTGAGCCGGGGATACATCATGCAGAGCCACTTGTCATGGCGGGTCAGGTCCTCCCCCTCTTTACCAACCACGTCCCCAAGCCATTTGCGGATTTTGGGGTGGTTTACGTTATCGTTGTAGACCCAGTTTTCGTTGCCGGTGTTGTAGGGGGGGTCAATATAGATGCACCTTATCTTTCCCTCGTATTCGGGAAGCAGGCTTTTTAAGGCTTCCAGGTTGTCCCCGTGGATTATCCGGTTCTCCCCGGCGGCCGCGGGATCGCCGTAGCTGTAGCTGCGTTCCAGGGTTCTAAAGGGGACGTCCAAATGGTGTTTTACGACCTTTTCCTTGCCAATCCAGTGTAACGTGGGCATAAACTTCCTGCTGATCAGGTTTTACGGTTCAACCGCAGATAATAATATCGGATGGAATCAGGGTTGTCGAGGCAGGAAAATCATTTATCCTTGTAAACTGTGAATAGCCCGAACTACTTTGTAAACATGTGTACCCGGATTAGCAGGCCATCGTCGGTCAGGTTCTGAATCCATACTGGCCGCGCGGTTGACAGCTGTTTCCATGCTCCCCTTGAACTGCTCAATGCGCAGCCGTGTTTTTGTGTATCCCCGTAATAATTTCCGCAAATGTGTTTCAATCATTTTACTGCTTACTTTACCGTGGGTCCAATCTGCATGGTGCAAATACAGCCAGAGTTCAAAACATGGGTTGCTTATGGCAAGTAATGCTTTATGTTTTCCTCTTATGGCTTGAGAACAAATATCTGACAATAATTTATCCGGCCAATTATCTCTATCAACCATAAGCCAAAGTTGGTCTTCCGACTGTAACTCGTACTGTGTGGCGAAATCTTTTAGCCTTCTCAGGACATGATTGGGAGCAGATTTATTATCTATAGACTCAAGTACTTTAACATGAACACGGACGTTGCCAAAAAGCTCGGATTCAAAATACTGTTTCTCGGTTTTTCTTCCTTCTGTCGCGATTATAATAAGCCGCGTATCATGCTGGTACGGTATCTCTCTGTTTAATGGCCTCTTTTTCCTCGATGTTATTCCCATGGTACCTCATACTACTTTAATAATTCTGCAATGTTTCCAATGAACGGGATAGCTCCAAACCTTCCGTTCAGGTAGCCGTTTTCATAATTCAAACCTTCACTAACCTTGTAATCTGCCAAACTCGTCAGATGACTTGCTCCAAATCTATCCTTTTCCATGAACCATATTTCGTCGCGTCGCAGAAGATTCCTATCCAGAAGATTAGTATCATGAGTCGTGATAATAAACTGCCCGCGTGCCTTCTTCTCGATTACTCCGGAAATACACATTTCGATAAATAAACGCGAAAGGTGAGTATGCAGACTCCGATCCAGTTCATCGATTAAGAATACCCTGTCATGTTCCCAAATCTCTTTGAGCATTGGTACCAAATGCATAAGTCTCTGGGTGCCGTCAGATTCTAATGAAGTATCAAAAGCAATTTCCGCTCCATCTTTTCTGCGATGAACAGTCTGTAATCGCAGAAAATTTGTTACCTTCTTACCCTGATGGACTTCCGAGCTTAAAGTAATAGTCTCTTGAGGAACCTGAAGAAAAAGCTGATCAAAACGTTCTGCTTCCAAGTCTTTCAGGATCTTTGAGCGAAGATCATGCGGGATATTCTGCAAGTGTTTCTCAGGATCAAAAACCTCGCTTTTGCATTTAAGGTTCTCAATTCCAGTATCCGATAGACGCAGAAAATCTGATAAAAAACCCATAAAGTCTTTTTCTTTTTGAGCTCGTAATGCGAGTTCGCGATAATATGACTGGGGGCGGATTATCTCCAGATGGTCCCGAAACCAGTGAACCACATTTTTAAGAATATTAATATTTTTTTCGGCGGCTTCTGTTACAAATGGTTGATTTGGCCGAGTTCCATGGGCGATAAAATCGATGAACTGGGAACCTTTTTTCGCAGCTGCGATTAATTTATTGCCTGCCTTTACTTTCGTTTCCCCCTCGATCGTTACACGCTCGAAAACCAGGGATTCCTGGCTGCTGAAGTAGGCGAAAAGCCATTCCTCGAAAATCCGTCGTTTGTCAAGCACAACTCCATAGGTATAGAGAGTCTCACCATGCTTGAAGATAATCTC from Marispirochaeta sp. encodes the following:
- a CDS encoding RloB family protein, which gives rise to MGITSRKKRPLNREIPYQHDTRLIIIATEGRKTEKQYFESELFGNVRVHVKVLESIDNKSAPNHVLRRLKDFATQYELQSEDQLWLMVDRDNWPDKLLSDICSQAIRGKHKALLAISNPCFELWLYLHHADWTHGKVSSKMIETHLRKLLRGYTKTRLRIEQFKGSMETAVNRAASMDSEPDRRWPANPGTHVYKVVRAIHSLQG
- a CDS encoding AAA family ATPase, with amino-acid sequence MLVQFAVSNFSSFNEEVVLNLIPAKSRSKKDHIIRDLKGKKIDVLPMAALYGANASGKTNFIEALAFLKNLVVRGTSSDETTGAKPFLLDISSESGPSRFEIIFKHGETLYTYGVVLDKRRIFEEWLFAYFSSQESLVFERVTIEGETKVKAGNKLIAAAKKGSQFIDFIAHGTRPNQPFVTEAAEKNINILKNVVHWFRDHLEIIRPQSYYRELALRAQKEKDFMGFLSDFLRLSDTGIENLKCKSEVFDPEKHLQNIPHDLRSKILKDLEAERFDQLFLQVPQETITLSSEVHQGKKVTNFLRLQTVHRRKDGAEIAFDTSLESDGTQRLMHLVPMLKEIWEHDRVFLIDELDRSLHTHLSRLFIEMCISGVIEKKARGQFIITTHDTNLLDRNLLRRDEIWFMEKDRFGASHLTSLADYKVSEGLNYENGYLNGRFGAIPFIGNIAELLK
- a CDS encoding site-specific DNA-methyltransferase codes for the protein MPTLHWIGKEKVVKHHLDVPFRTLERSYSYGDPAAAGENRIIHGDNLEALKSLLPEYEGKIRCIYIDPPYNTGNENWVYNDNVNHPKIRKWLGDVVGKEGEDLTRHDKWLCMMYPRLKLLHRLLAEDGVIFISIDDNEIHHLRILMDMIFGRTNFVADVLWQKRTSPDSRVILRAAHDYILVYCYNIDTVKETLNRLPLSEDQKDQFRNPDNDPRGP